Proteins from one Cellulosilyticum lentocellum DSM 5427 genomic window:
- a CDS encoding MarR family winged helix-turn-helix transcriptional regulator, which yields MEDSIEIVNTLLVNSFNKILTLEKDVLKEGPFSELTITELHAIEAIELKGKTMTETAHKLGITVGSLTVTINRLVKKEYVVRSDKEGDRRLVQLTLTKKGKLAWRLHDHFHRHMVRRMLQGLKEEEHQVLIQSLESLVHFVEEQQAYFKAKQFEENKL from the coding sequence TTGGAGGACTCAATTGAAATTGTAAATACCTTGCTTGTGAATTCCTTTAATAAAATTCTTACACTTGAGAAAGATGTGTTAAAAGAAGGTCCTTTTAGTGAATTAACCATTACAGAGTTACATGCTATTGAGGCCATTGAACTGAAAGGTAAAACCATGACTGAAACAGCTCATAAGTTAGGTATTACAGTAGGGAGCCTCACAGTAACGATTAATCGCCTTGTAAAAAAAGAATATGTCGTAAGAAGTGACAAGGAAGGGGATAGGCGTCTTGTTCAACTAACGCTCACTAAAAAGGGAAAATTAGCTTGGAGATTGCATGACCACTTTCATAGACATATGGTAAGACGTATGCTACAAGGACTAAAGGAAGAGGAACACCAAGTTTTAATTCAATCTCTAGAAAGTTTAGTACACTTTGTAGAAGAGCAACAAGCCTATTTTAAGGCCAAACAATTTGAGGAGAACAAGTTATGA
- a CDS encoding NAD(P)H-dependent flavin oxidoreductase encodes MNLIHLPFGNLKAKFPIIQGGMGVGISLHQLAGHVAKNGGIGVISAAQVGYREPDFLTNTLAANLRSLKDELLKAKAIAPQGIIGVNIMVALKHYGEYAKKAVEAGADLIISGAGLPLDLPLFTKGSATKIAPIVSSGKAASVICRMWDRKHQVAPDCIVVEGPLAGGHLGFSHETIAENPDVLDIMKEVKEVVKDYENKYEKAIPVIVAGGFYTGEDVRLALERGADGVQMGTRFVTTYECDAASAYKEAYIKAEKEDIQIIKSPVGMPGRAILNDYIKNTPGNNACFYHCIEKCGVTTIPYCISKVLIAAAKGDIEHALLFCGSNAYKATHLETVADIFDEIKGALEK; translated from the coding sequence ATGAACTTAATTCACTTGCCTTTTGGCAATTTAAAAGCAAAATTTCCTATTATTCAAGGTGGTATGGGTGTAGGTATTTCCTTGCATCAGTTAGCAGGTCATGTGGCAAAAAATGGAGGGATTGGTGTTATTTCTGCTGCTCAAGTAGGTTACCGCGAACCTGACTTTCTAACTAATACCTTAGCAGCTAATCTGCGTAGCTTAAAAGACGAGCTACTAAAAGCTAAAGCTATTGCCCCACAAGGTATTATAGGGGTTAATATCATGGTAGCTTTAAAACATTATGGTGAATATGCTAAAAAAGCTGTGGAAGCTGGCGCTGATCTTATTATTTCTGGTGCAGGTCTCCCTTTAGATTTACCACTTTTCACCAAAGGTAGTGCTACTAAAATAGCCCCTATTGTTTCTTCCGGAAAAGCTGCAAGTGTGATCTGCCGTATGTGGGATAGAAAGCATCAAGTAGCACCTGACTGCATTGTTGTAGAAGGACCTTTAGCTGGTGGACATTTAGGTTTTTCTCATGAAACGATTGCTGAAAATCCTGATGTTCTAGATATTATGAAAGAGGTTAAAGAGGTTGTTAAAGACTATGAAAATAAATACGAAAAAGCTATTCCTGTTATCGTAGCAGGAGGCTTTTACACCGGTGAAGACGTACGCCTAGCTTTAGAGCGCGGTGCAGATGGTGTGCAGATGGGTACACGCTTTGTAACAACGTATGAATGTGATGCTGCATCAGCCTATAAAGAAGCTTATATTAAAGCTGAAAAGGAAGATATTCAAATTATTAAAAGCCCTGTTGGTATGCCTGGTCGTGCTATATTAAATGACTATATCAAAAATACGCCTGGTAATAACGCTTGCTTTTATCATTGTATTGAAAAATGCGGCGTGACTACTATTCCTTATTGTATTTCAAAAGTACTTATAGCTGCGGCCAAGGGAGATATTGAACATGCACTTCTTTTCTGTGGTAGTAACGCTTATAAAGCTACCCACTTAGAAACAGTGGCTGACATTTTTGATGAAATCAAAGGAGCTCTTGAAAAGTAA
- a CDS encoding uracil-DNA glycosylase family protein has protein sequence MKHLPNIKDYYEIMNKLPLKASYTREELMIPELLVEAEKEIELYYCTHNEYMNPRAKVFIIGITPGFTQMSKSISTARACIEENKPLEEMVHLCKKEGRLAGVLRKNVGEMLEALDLPNGLGVESAKVLFDEREDLLHTTSMIPFAAFVKGKNYTGHSPQLLKSDFLMSYVEAHFYPQIEVMQEALIIPLGRCVEEVIKGLIAKGKVDGNKCLLGFPHPSGANVNRKKQFEEEKQQLLIKVKQFCK, from the coding sequence ATGAAGCATTTACCTAATATAAAAGACTACTATGAAATAATGAATAAGCTTCCCTTAAAAGCAAGTTATACGAGAGAAGAATTGATGATACCGGAGCTTTTAGTAGAAGCCGAAAAAGAGATAGAGCTTTATTATTGCACGCACAATGAATACATGAATCCAAGAGCAAAAGTATTTATTATAGGTATTACACCAGGCTTTACTCAGATGAGTAAGTCTATTAGCACGGCTAGAGCATGTATAGAAGAAAATAAGCCTTTAGAGGAAATGGTCCATTTGTGTAAAAAGGAAGGACGCCTAGCAGGAGTACTTAGAAAAAATGTAGGTGAAATGCTAGAAGCGTTAGACTTACCAAATGGCTTGGGAGTTGAAAGTGCCAAGGTACTTTTTGATGAAAGAGAAGACTTATTGCATACCACATCTATGATTCCTTTTGCAGCGTTTGTAAAAGGTAAAAATTATACAGGGCATAGCCCGCAGCTATTAAAAAGTGACTTTTTAATGAGCTATGTAGAAGCACATTTCTACCCACAAATAGAAGTAATGCAAGAAGCACTTATTATACCATTAGGCAGATGTGTAGAAGAAGTGATTAAGGGCTTAATTGCTAAGGGCAAAGTGGATGGAAATAAATGCCTACTGGGTTTCCCACACCCTTCAGGGGCTAATGTGAATAGAAAAAAGCAATTTGAAGAAGAAAAACAGCAGTTGTTGATTAAAGTAAAACAATTTTGTAAATAA
- a CDS encoding putative DNA modification/repair radical SAM protein, whose protein sequence is MDIKEKLEILSDAAKYDVSCSSSGSNRSPKKGQLGSTEAAGICHSYTPDGRCISLLKILLTNYCIYDCAYCINKRSNNVRRAAFTVEEVVSLTINFYRRNYIEGLFLSSAIIKDANHTMEMLTSIVKKLRTEHHFGGYIHLKAIPGASDELIHEAGLHVDRMSVNIELPSADSLKLLAPDKKKEAIFKPMHDIHQNSLIHLEERKKSRKAPLYVPGGQSTQLIIGATPDTDYNILNLSEKLYNKYGLKRVYYSAYTPVNKGKNLPELTQPPTLREHRLYQGDWLLRLYGFKATELLDEAHPQFDTHLDPKTSWALNHLEQFPVEINSAPYQMLLRVPGIGIRGAQKIMSSRRIAPLHYEDLRKLGIVLKRAQYFITCNTKYYGKVDMQEDKIKRLLIPQDAYYDETAPYEQLSLFNFQTPPPDKMITSPTSALLLPKTVGIKQHILLSDTPTALTGEL, encoded by the coding sequence ATGGATATTAAAGAAAAATTAGAAATCCTATCTGATGCAGCAAAATATGATGTCTCTTGCTCCTCTTCTGGCTCTAATCGTTCTCCTAAAAAAGGACAACTCGGTTCTACAGAAGCTGCCGGCATTTGCCATAGTTATACCCCTGATGGCCGCTGTATCTCCCTTCTTAAAATTCTATTAACCAATTATTGTATTTACGACTGTGCTTATTGCATTAATAAGCGTTCTAATAATGTACGTAGAGCAGCCTTTACAGTAGAGGAGGTGGTATCTCTTACTATTAATTTTTATAGACGTAATTATATAGAAGGACTTTTTTTAAGCTCCGCTATTATCAAAGATGCTAATCATACTATGGAAATGCTCACTAGCATTGTTAAAAAGCTTCGCACCGAACACCACTTCGGCGGTTATATTCACTTAAAAGCTATTCCTGGCGCTAGTGATGAGTTAATTCACGAGGCCGGCCTTCATGTGGACCGTATGAGTGTTAATATCGAGTTACCTTCTGCCGATTCTTTAAAACTTTTAGCCCCAGACAAGAAAAAAGAAGCTATTTTTAAACCAATGCATGATATACATCAAAATAGCTTAATTCATCTAGAAGAACGTAAAAAGTCTCGCAAAGCTCCTCTTTATGTCCCTGGTGGTCAAAGTACCCAGCTTATTATCGGCGCTACTCCAGATACAGATTATAATATATTAAATCTAAGTGAGAAGCTTTATAATAAATATGGTTTAAAAAGAGTTTACTATTCGGCTTATACACCGGTTAATAAGGGAAAGAACTTACCAGAACTAACCCAGCCACCTACACTTAGAGAACATAGGCTTTATCAAGGAGATTGGTTACTTAGACTTTATGGTTTTAAGGCGACGGAGCTATTAGACGAAGCACATCCTCAATTTGATACTCACCTAGATCCTAAAACCTCTTGGGCCCTTAATCATTTAGAACAGTTTCCTGTAGAGATTAATAGTGCGCCTTATCAAATGCTATTACGAGTTCCTGGTATTGGCATTCGTGGTGCACAAAAAATTATGAGTAGTAGGCGTATTGCACCTCTGCATTATGAAGACTTACGCAAATTGGGGATTGTTCTTAAAAGGGCTCAGTACTTTATTACTTGTAACACTAAATATTATGGCAAGGTGGATATGCAGGAAGATAAGATTAAACGACTATTAATTCCTCAAGATGCTTATTATGATGAAACAGCACCTTATGAGCAGCTCAGTTTATTTAACTTCCAAACACCACCGCCAGATAAAATGATCACATCACCTACCTCAGCTCTTTTACTACCTAAAACAGTCGGTATCAAACAGCATATTTTACTATCTGATACGCCCACAGCTTTAACTGGTGAATTATAA
- a CDS encoding TIGR03915 family putative DNA repair protein, giving the protein MIDYLYDGTFDGLLTAIFYGYGEREEVHIYKSQLYAPSFFTSPKTIVTEAEKADRVYTSIHDKLSTSTLENVYCAYLSEEEGVETLILNYLKLCYRYTDRINLAKNNDIIRAMDLAVKHVRFEAHRYVGFVRFKEIRPMLFYAQIEPDHHILPLLIEHFEKRFSDQCFMIHDVKRSEVIVYNQKEIFIQQLTPHEAEVLLRTQIDDPFEKLFKAYYTSTTIPERINIKRRNAYMPRRYFKHLVELQ; this is encoded by the coding sequence ATGATTGATTATTTATATGATGGCACCTTTGATGGCTTACTAACTGCCATTTTTTATGGTTATGGAGAACGTGAAGAAGTCCATATTTATAAATCTCAGCTTTATGCTCCTTCTTTTTTTACTTCTCCCAAAACTATTGTAACGGAAGCTGAAAAAGCTGATCGGGTTTATACTAGCATTCATGATAAGCTTTCTACTTCTACTTTAGAAAATGTTTATTGTGCCTACTTAAGTGAAGAAGAAGGCGTTGAAACGCTTATCTTAAACTACCTTAAACTCTGCTATCGTTATACAGACAGGATCAATTTAGCCAAAAACAATGACATTATTCGTGCTATGGATCTGGCTGTAAAACACGTCCGCTTTGAAGCCCATCGCTATGTTGGTTTTGTTCGCTTTAAAGAAATACGTCCTATGCTATTTTATGCTCAGATTGAACCTGACCATCATATTTTACCTTTATTAATAGAGCATTTTGAAAAGCGCTTTTCTGATCAATGCTTTATGATTCACGATGTAAAGCGCTCAGAAGTGATTGTTTATAACCAAAAGGAAATCTTTATCCAACAGCTTACGCCTCATGAGGCCGAGGTACTTCTAAGGACACAAATAGATGATCCATTTGAAAAACTCTTTAAAGCTTACTATACTTCTACTACTATTCCTGAGCGTATTAATATCAAAAGACGTAATGCTTATATGCCTAGACGCTATTTTAAACATTTAGTTGAATTACAATAA
- a CDS encoding isochorismatase family protein, with translation MKLLLIIDVQGGFINENTKQIPEDIIKHVKNYDYDLIIATRFINKVDSLYQTELNMKEMTMLSPKTKLVEGIGELADIVIMKSTYTALTEDVKKLLKKNELKQVYIAGLNMEGSIMATAFNLFDRDIKPIILSQLCGSVKGESMKQSTLEILSHNIGKDNIL, from the coding sequence ATGAAGTTACTTTTAATTATTGATGTACAAGGTGGTTTTATCAATGAAAACACCAAGCAAATTCCAGAAGATATTATAAAACATGTTAAGAATTACGACTATGATTTAATTATAGCAACGCGTTTTATCAATAAGGTTGATTCTTTATATCAAACAGAATTAAATATGAAGGAAATGACCATGCTTAGTCCAAAAACCAAGTTAGTGGAGGGCATAGGAGAATTAGCAGATATTGTGATTATGAAATCTACTTATACAGCTTTAACAGAAGATGTCAAAAAGCTTTTAAAGAAAAATGAGTTAAAGCAGGTGTATATTGCTGGACTCAATATGGAAGGTAGCATCATGGCTACAGCTTTTAATTTATTTGATAGGGATATTAAGCCCATCATATTATCTCAGCTTTGTGGCTCAGTAAAAGGTGAGTCAATGAAGCAAAGTACATTAGAGATTTTATCACATAACATAGGAAAAGATAATATTCTTTAA